A stretch of the Diadema setosum chromosome 16, eeDiaSeto1, whole genome shotgun sequence genome encodes the following:
- the LOC140239495 gene encoding tyrosyl-DNA phosphodiesterase 2-like — protein MASTNGSEVRIPEDRTSLTRKKRSALLAPPEAELVVREPRWKRTPSPLRRASASRVPPVVEDAGSHPVTPPKAEGNLRVITWNMNGLDARDTVERAQAVCDILKGLSPDVVFLQEVVPRTLEVITESMSGSFGIATGGTLSAYFTVALIGKTRDMAIRGSRVLAYPNSRSSRNLLVVQACFDDVELALMTSHLESMPSNRPERILQFCQVMREMQSEDPDKIVIFGGDTNLDYEVAPTGGVPAGIVDQWVEFGQEERTKFTKDTSINKNVQSRTGTIHKLRPDRVYLRPASESDRCMRVTSFELIGKERIPACNNRFPSNHWGVMCDFEVVTEKH, from the exons ATGGCGTCTACGAACGGTTCGGAAGTTCGCATCCCCGAAGACAGAACCTCGCTGACAAGAAAGAAACGGTCTGCATTATTGGCGCCGCCAGAAGCCGAGCTAGTAGTCCGGGAACCTCGCTGGAAACGAACCCCTTCACCTCTGAGGCGTGCATCCGCTTCACGAGTTCCCCCTGTCGTGGAGGACGCTGGTTCGCACCCCGTGACGCCACCAAAAGCGGAAGGCAATCTTCGTGTTATAACATGGAACATGAATGGCCTAGACGCCAGAGACACGGTAGAAAGGGCGCAAGCCGTCTGCGATATACTAAAAGG ACTTTCACCCGACGTCGTGTTCCTCCAGGAAGTCGTCCCACGGACGCTCGAGGTCATCACCGAGAGCATGAGTGGTTCCTTCGGCATCGCCACGGGCGGAACGCTGAGCGCGTACTTCACCGTCGCGCTGATCGGGAAGACGCGCGACATGGCAATCAGAGGGAGTCGGGTGCTGGCATACCCCAACTCGCGCTCGTCTCGGAATCTTCTTGTTGTTCag GCTTGTTTCGACGACGTTGAGTTGGCACTTATGACGTCACATCTCGAAAGCATGCCGTCCAATCGACCAGAGAGGATACTCCAGTTCTGTCAGGTCATGCGGGAGATGCAATCAGAGGATCCCGACAAGATCGTCATCTTTGGTGGGGACACGAACCTCGACTATGAG GTGGCACCGACAGGGGGCGTCCCAGCTGGTATTGTTGATCAGTGGGTGGAGTTCGGGCAAGAGGAGCGAACTAAGTTCACGAAAGACACCTCGATCAACAAGAACGTGCAATCCCGAACCGGGACAATCCACAAACTACGACCGGACCGAGTCTACTTGCGGCCAGCCTCGGAATCGGATCGGTGTATGAGAGTGACGTCATTTGAACTCATCGGGAAAGAGAGAATTCCCGCTTGCAATAACAGATTCCCGAGCAACCACTGGGGAGTTATGTGTGACTTTGAGGTTGTGACAGAGAAGCATTGA